A genomic window from Lycium barbarum isolate Lr01 chromosome 4, ASM1917538v2, whole genome shotgun sequence includes:
- the LOC132635283 gene encoding acetylornithine deacetylase: MATTVKQILGDLNKDSFTTLLGKLIGESKYVQNNPPELIPEEDRIVNHVLETLLPYSTTTGGGPLVINHVTYKPKRGNLIVEYPGTQPGKILSFVGMHMDVVTANPTDWEFDPFSLSIDGDKLRGRGTTDCLGHVALVSELMRRLGETKPQLKSTVVAVFIASEENSSIPGVGVDALVKDGLLDKLKEGPLFWIDTADKQPCIGTGGGIPWKLHVTGKLFHSGLAHKAINPLELAMEALKEIQSRFYRDFPAHPKEKVYEFATPSTMKPTQWFYPGGGINQIPAECTVSGDARLTPFYSVLDAMKKLQEYVDDLNANIEKLDCRGPVSKYVLPDENLRGRITISFDEASSGVACDLNSRGFHVLCKATEEEVGHVKPYSITGTLPLIRDLQDKGFDVQTSGYGLMATYHAKNEYCLFSDMCQGYRVFASVISQLED, encoded by the exons ATGGCTACGACTGTAAAGCAGATTTTGGGTGATCTAAACAAAGATTCATTTACAACCCTTTTAGGGAAACTGATTGGTGAATCTAAATATGTACAAAACAACCCACCTGAACTTATCCCTGAAGAAGACAGGATTGTGAATCATGTTCTTGAAACTCTTCTTCCTTATAGTACAACCACTGGTGGTGGACCACTTGTCATTAATCATGTTACTTATAAGCCTAAAAGGGGTAACCTTATTGTGGAGTATCCTGGTACTCAGCCTGGAAAAATCTTGTCTTTTGTTGGAATGCATATGGATGTTGTCACTGCTAATCCTACTGATTGG GAATTTGATCCCTTTTCATTGAGCATTGATGGTGATAAACTTCGGGGACGTGGAACTACTGATTGTTTAGGTCACGTGGCTCTTGTCTCTGAGCTTATGAGGCGGCTGGGAGAGACAAAGCCACAGTTAAAATCCACTGTGGTTGCTGTTTTCATAGCCAGTGAAGAGAACTCGTCTATCCCTGGGGTTGGTGTAGATGCATTAGTGAAGGATGGATTGCTCGATAAGTTAAAAGAAGGCCCTCT ATTCTGGATTGACACAGCAGATAAACAGCCATGCATTGGTACTGGTGGCGGTATACCGTGGAAGCTCCATGTTACCGGAAAGCTTTTCCACAGTGGTCTGGCCCACAAG GCTATCAATCCTCTGGAGCTTGCTATGGAAGCACTCAAAGAAATCCAGTCCCGCTTCTATAGAGATTTCCCTGCCCACCCTAAAGAAAAAGTCTATGAATTTGCTACACCATCAACCATGAAACCAACTCAGTGGTTTT ATCCTGGGGGTGGAATCAACCAAATTCCTGCTGAGTGCACTGTTTCTGGAGATGCTAG GTTGACTCCATTTTACAG TGTATTAGATGCTATGAAGAAATTACAAGAATATGTTGATGACTTAAATGCCAACATTGAAAAACTTGATTGTCGTGGCCCTGTTTCAAAATATGTCCTGCCAGATGAGAACTTAAGGGGCAG AATCACTATAAGTTTCGACGAAGCTTCGTCTGGAGTTGCTTGTGATCTCAATTCTCGGGGGTTTCATGTACTATGCAAAGCTACTGAAGAGGAAGTTGGGCATGTAAAACCATATTCTATCACTGGTACTCTGCCATTGATAAGAGATCTGCAG GACAAGGGTTTTGATGTTCAAACTTCTGGCTACG GCTTAATGGCTACATACCATGCAAAAAATGAATATTGTCTATTTTCTGACATGTGCCAAGGTTACCGGGTCTTTGCAAGCGTCATCTCACAGCTGGAAGATTGA